Part of the Notamacropus eugenii isolate mMacEug1 chromosome 5, mMacEug1.pri_v2, whole genome shotgun sequence genome is shown below.
CCCAGCTTGTCTCTTTAAATTAGatctccttttgttttttcaatgtcTGAAATGATGATTGctacctttccccctttcttttacttcaattgaagtataatagattctgctccagtcccctATATTGTCTGTGTTTGAGTCACTTTtattcaagtatgtttcttgtaaagagTGCACTGCTGCATTCTGGTTTTTAAATCTACTCCATTATCTATTTCCATTTAATCCATGATTTCATTTCATCCTAttctcattcacagttataattactagttgtgtatttccctctatcctacccatttatccttctctctctctctctctctctctctctctctctctctctctctctctctctctctctctgtgtgtgtgtgtgtgtgtgtctctgtgcgtctttctctctgtctctctgtctgtctgtctgtttctctctcctttcgtcctgtccttcctcaaaagtctgttttgttccTGACCATTGCATCCCCCAGTCTAGTCATCTTCTAACAATCCcctacctttccttttctccccctcccctacctttccttttctccccctcccctcctacttccctttaGAACAAGATTGATTTCCATGTTGAACCAtctatattattccctctttaagtcaacTTCAATGAGAACAAGTTTTAGTAATTGCCCACTACTCCTCTAATTCCCCATCCACTACAAAACTCttctttttatacctcttttatgtgaaacaaTTTGCCCCCcatttctacctctccttttcctctcctcccagtgcattcttctttctcacccactaattttattttttttaaatcatcccatCATTGCCACCTCatatctgtgccctctgtctatatttcCTCCTAACagctctaataatgagaaagatcctAGGAGTTATTAGTACCATCTTCCCAtggagaaatataaacagtttaaccttattgaatctttTAAGAtcgttcttttttgtttttaccttctgttgagtcttatatttgaaagtaaaattttctattcaactatgGTCTTTTCACATCAGGAATGGTTGCAAGTCCACTACttaattaaatatctattttccccctgaaggaatatattcattttttctagatggattattcttatttataaTCCTAACTGCTTTGAtttgcagaatatcatatttcaagtcctcttTTTGTTTAACATGGTAGCTGTTAAATCTATGTGATCGTGAGTATagttccacagtatttgaatggtttatggttgcttgcaatattctccTTCACTAGGGAGCTTTGGAagttggttacaatattcctgggagtttccattttgggatctctttcatgaactGATCTGTGAattctccaccctggaactgtgatcagggcccctgctccctGTGGCCACAAGTGTTTTTGCTCCTTATGACCCTGGAATTGTGCCTCAAGCTTCTGCTCTCCTGCAGTCACAAGTAtcagaactctttttttttgccttggacCTGAGACTAGGGGCCCTGCTTCCCTATGAGTGATCACAAGCATCATTCTCTGATCTGGAACTGTGAACTACCTTTAGGTCAACAAGTACTCTTTCTACTCCTCCTCTGGAAATGCAATCCAGCACTGTGtataggcaatgcaacagagtcctctATTGCATGTCGACAAAAGATATCCTGTAATGTGCTTTTAACCAGTTGTCCAGACTTCTTGCTCTCTGCGTGATGAGAGCTCCTAAAACCTCAGATGCTGATGTAAGCATCCAGAAAGGCCACTTCATGAGCTTGAGGGCCagatttataatttaaaaagagatttcTGAAAAACCAGATTGGGAAGAAGTACAATATTCCAGGGCAACACCTAAATTCTgaacatgaaaaagaatgaatatcatttataaatatgagtgtggttttgtgtgtgtgtgtgtgtgtgtgtgtgtgtgtgtgtgtgtgtgtgtgtgtaatcattGTCCCCTGGAGGagaattcaaatttaaataaGAGTTAGAAGGCCAGATTCATGAGCTACCTCTGTATTCCAAGTTCAACTACCCCTGACCACCTGTGATACACACTTTCCTGGGGCTTCAATTGTCTTGTGCTCCAAAATTACTTCACCTCAACCTTTCTGTTAGTTCTGCCACTCCAGACTTCAATTTgaggcataatttcaaatttgtttggagaagaatttgggagaacCCCTGTTGAATCCTTCCTTTTTCtgcactatcttggctctgctttcaAAGAGAGACTTTTCACACAAAATGAAATGCTTTTAATAAGTCAAAGAAGCATTTTTAAAGGCCATAACTGTGACATTTAAAGTGTATGATTTGTGTCTTAGAAGGTTGCTTACAGAAATGCTAAACAAAAAAACTTCATTCAATAGGAGCAACGTTGGAAATATGAGTGGCTATTGCTGTGAGCAAAATGATGCCTGGCAAAACTTAAAACAGTATTGATACTACTATTGCTAACTagcatttgtattttgttttaaggtttgcaaagcaaacaactatctcatttttcttcataataaccctgagaACTAGGTGCTAGTatcatcccttttttttttaggatgaagaaactaaggcaagcagacgTTAGGTGACTTTCCTGGAATCATACATAGGAAGTGTAtgataaatttgaactcaggacttcctgactccacgttCAGTCAAGTGACTCTATACTACAGTACATTATCAAAATGGATATTAGGAAAACATTGATATTTTACAAAGCTAATGATGGCATGACCACATtaagataaattttttaaaaataaaaatgacataatGAGAGAAACCCCTGATCCACCTAAAAGATATCCACCCTCAACTCTTATTTAAATTTGCATTCTCCTCCAAAGAgcaatgaatacacacacacacacacacacacacacacacacacacacacacacacacaagtacactCACATTTGTAAATAATACTGATGCTTTTTCatgttcataatttttttttcttgcccagGAATATTGTTCTACTTCTTCCAGTCTGGTTTTTCAGAAATTTCTTTGTAATTATAAAGTCCTTCATTCACAATGTTCTTATAATTACTCATCTGATAAATTTCAATCTCTTGACTGAGTTTCTTTTCCTACAACTACAAAATAAAGCTATCATTTGTTCAAAAATAAATAACCTGTAGTGTAGcaagatgggagagagatctgTTATAAACTTTTCatattcttacttttcttttttattagtatgtattaatcattttctttcctatcttGTCCTAGAGTTGTCAATTCAAACAGCGTTCCTTTTGCCCACAAATTCAATTTCCTgcattatatttttcattttgcctAATAGAGGGGCAATGAGTTTTGTGTTTATCCAAAGTAATCCGGCCAAGGAAGGAAAACTCTGGGGTCTTTAAAGAAGTCCTGACATAACCTTCTTGGAATCATTTCCTCAGTCCTTTCACTGATTCTACATATTCACCTGAAATCAAGTCAGTAATAATGCTGACACTAAACAATACTTTAAATATCTCATCTTAGTCCTCACCACTACTCTATGAAATATATAGTATCAGTAACATTAATCTAATTTTACAAGTGATGAAACTGAGTATCAAAAAGGTTAAACATTTTAAgcaattttaaaagtttagtaAGTGTTAGAGCCAAGATTCCAAACAAGTTTTTCTGAAGACACTATGATACATCCTGATCATCCAGGAATGAAAGAGGAGCCCTTTGCaaatgcaagaaaaagaaaagtatgttgAACTCAGGAATCAATAAGCACTTCACTTCTGCCTGGCAATTATATTGTATAtgaggggaaacaacatgaaataacattggaaaggtaggttggaacctAATCATGAAGTGCCTTGAATATTAGGGTTAGGAGTTAGCCATTTATCGAAAAGCAACTTTGACATATCGAATACTTTGGAGGAGAAGAGTGACAAGGACAGTCTTAAGGCTGAAAAACATTGTATTGGCAGCAGAATGAAAGATGAATTGGAacagagaaggcaaaggagatggagagatcaattaggaggatACTATAACAGTACAGAGAAAGTGACAAGATTTTGAAAAGGAGTACTGACCATGTGAGTagacaagaaagagagaatatgtgaaatgttttaaaagtatAATCAGCAAAACTTGGCAACTTATGtgacaagggaaggaagaagcaggaGTCAAAGACAATGCTAAGATATTTAGTCAGAGGAACTAAAGATAGAGTGATAAAAACAACTCAAATGGCAAAGTAGAGAACAGAAATAGTTTTAGGAGGGACGCTGAATTTTGTTTTAGACAAATTGAACtagggatgagggagagaaatCCAAGTGAAAAATATCCATCATACAAATGGAAATGGGAGACCAAATTCCAAGGGAAAGATTAGATATGAATTTAAGTATTTTTAAGTCAGCTGCATAGGAAGAGAAAATTGGATTCACCAGGATAGAGGAGATCACAGCAGAGatttgaaagaggagagaagagaaggaatacCAGAACAATACACTGGGAGATATCCAAACATAGGAGATTGGAAAAGGGTCAGAAAACAGTGGGGGAACACCAAAGTGATGTCAGTATTAAATACAGGGGAAGGTATATTACTCATTTTCAGGGAACAGAGAGGAGTTAAGAGGAGGTGATGGTTAATAGTATCACATGCTACAGAAAGACCAAGGAAGATAAGGACCAAGACAAAATCTTTGAACTTAGCAACTATGAAAATATTGGTAGACTTTCATAGAACATTTTCAATCTAATGGCGGGGTTGGAAGTtaaattgggaaaggaaagagaagggagtaaGTGATGTAGTGGAGGGAATGAATTAAAATGACTCCCAGAGTTTATCagtgaagggaggagagatacagaACAACCAATGTGAGTGGATAGTAGGATTAAGAAAAAGTTTTAAGGATATGAGAAAGCTAAGTATGTTGGTAAtcagaaggaaaggagacaatatataaatagaaaatgaagatgagaagagaaaaatgaaaaaattaaaagggaaaactCCTAAAGAACATAGAATTAGatgaaataaaaggggaaaagtagAGAATTTATCGACAGAAAAAGGTCACGTTTTCCTTTaagactgaagaaggaaaggatagTTAATATGTAGAGGCTTTTTAAACTGTGaagaagagagactgaggaagatGAAACGATTGATGAAGGGCAGCCCTCAtcttttcagttaaaaaaaataaaggagtcaAAGTACTGAAGGACAGGTGGTGGTGGTTCAGATGAACATGAAGGGAAAGGTTTGAAACATTTTTCATAGGGATTATTAAAAGGAATATATAAGTGATGAATGAAAAGACATCTTTGTAGCAGTGATGTCTCAGTTGGACATGAACTGATAGTGGACCCTATGCATGTGGTTTTGTCACTTCCTCCATCAGGCTTACAGTGAGAGTGGAACAGACAAGTGATGAATGGGGCCCAAGAAGTTGCCAGGTATGAAAAGCAGAATGACAAGGAAGCAAGGGATGGGATTCAAGGACTGAAAATAGTACCATATTTAACTGGGTTAAAAATGGTTCAAGAATGTAaagagaagccacagaaagaggtgatggggagaagagggataGATTAAGAGTTAATAGATTATGGGAAGGATAAAGGGCTACTTCAGGAGGAATGAAGTGttgggagaagtagaaagaaaggagatCGTCAACAAACATACTTGGAACATAGTAATAAGATTGCTCACTGCTAAATAAGTATCTTTAGGATACTGTCAGCCTATGTGCTATCAGTGGACATTCTGtgtctttgaaaaaagaaagtaaaagagaaaaaaaattcattttagaaaaagtCCATGAGAGGCATTGGATTCCTAGATGTGTAACTTTGCTTTCAATTCACAAACTAAAGATCTTTGGCAATTACCTTTACAATTCATATGGCATTTAAAAACACAAGGCTCAGATTGATGGACAGATTAAttcatgaatgaaaaaatatatatatataggtatgctTTTGTACTCATTGTCTATTTTCTCTGAGTAAATACTCCTCTGTTCTGTAGCTTGAGCAGAGCTGTCTTCACCTCTTTGTTTCTCAGTGTATAAGCTAGTGGATTAAGCACAGGTGTGAGCACAGTATAGAAAACAGCCACAATTGAGTCCACAGTATCTTTGGAGCCTGGTCTCAGATAATTAAAGACACATGGTCCAAAGAAACAGAGGACCACAATGCAGTGGGAAGCACAGGTCTGGAAAGCTTTTTGTCTTCCCTCTGCTGTGCGGATCTTTAGGATGGCATGGACAATGGACATGTAAgaaaggaaaatcaggaaaaaacaaCCAGAGGCCACCACCCCAATGGTAACAAAGATCACCATCTCATTGGCTGAGGTATCTGCACAGGCTAATTTGAGAATGGGGGGAGCATCACAGAAATAATGTTGGATCTGATTGGGGCCACAGTAGGGCAGGCGGAAGGTCAGCATAGTTTGGATAGCAGAATGCACTGAACCACTGAGCCATGTACTTCCAGTTAAAAGAGCACGAGTTTTTCCACTCATCATAGTGGCATAGTGCAAGGGATGAGTGATAGCCAGGTAGCGGTCATAGGACATGACTGTGTAGAGGAAACACTCTGTGCTCcccagaaaatgaaagaaatagaactGGGCCACACAACTTTGAAATGAGATGGCCCCACCATCTGGGGAGAGCAGACCCATGAGTGTCTTGGGTACAGTAACAGTGGAGAACCACATGTCAATAAAGGAGAGGTTGGCCAGGAAATAGTACATGGGAGTGCGGAGGTGGGAGTCCACCTTGATCACCATCAGGATGAGGAGGTTCCCCACAAGAGTGAGTACATAGATTACTAAGAAAATTACAAATAGGACAATATCCAGTTCAGGTGCATGGGGAATCCCCATGAGGATGAATGTAGTCACAAAGCTctgattctccttttccattcaggCAGTGGACCcctttcttaaaggaaaagaaagaaactacaTTCACAAAGAATTCACACCACATAGAACAAAACATTTGAACTTCATGGTTgccaaattatattatattacatatatattagaatatatttcatatatatataatcattttacaaatgaagaaattgagtctcagaaaagttaaaaatatcaCTAATAAGTTGGTGCAGCCTGGATGTGGACCTATACCTTCTGACtttaagttcagtgctctatcaactAAGCAGAAAGAATGGGCAAATTgggaaaaataggagaaaaggcCAACCTAGCTGCATAGATGAACTTGTCAGAGGGAACAAATAAATTGTATCACCAATGTTTGTTTTCTAATCCTGTAGGAACCAATCTCATTTCTGACTTTCCTTACTAAATCATAGCAGATCTCATCAAACACAGCCCAGAATAATCTGATAACTGGAATTAAAGAAGTTCCTAAAGGAATTAAAGAACTTAGACTTATTACATGAGTTTGTGCATGTGCACAagtgtttatgtatatgcatgtgtttagAAATTACTATCTTGTCTATGTAGAATACAAAATTctcaagaagaaatggaagttctGTTAAAGCTGGCACTACTGTACATTGTTGTGAACATAAAAATGACCCTAGTGCCTAGTAAAGTGCCTTCATTTAGTAGGtttgtaataaatatttcttcagttaAGTGAATGTGATGTGGTCCTCTGTGAACAGTGGGGTATTGGCCCAAGGACACCCAgataactaataataaaaaataaattatgcatATCTTAATTggataaaaaaaggaaggaattctTAGAAACCAGAACATCTAATAAGTGCTGGAAACTCACCTCTTTCTGATGTGAATCTTCTATACTTTTCTAGAGTCTTCACTACTCGTTGACCTGAAAGGAATACTAGATCATGTGGAATTGTTCAAAGAGAAAACACACCCATTTCCAGTGCAGGAAAAAGGATTACTCATTGTTTAAGTAAGATTaaacaaggaaaagaaggagaggaaatgggccaggagagaaagaataagaacTTAAATTGGTATACAGGCCCTGGGGAAGGGATTGCACTCTGGATCCCAAAGCTCTCTGCTCAacaggaaaacaaaagacaaaacgtTTGTTTTCAAATGTGAATATAGATCTGTTCTTCataaaacatatttgcatatgcaTGTGGTATTTTATGTCAGAACCTCATAAGAAGGATCATCATTATCTGTTAGTCTCTGAAATCTGCAGGGCTAGAAgcatttaa
Proteins encoded:
- the LOC140509166 gene encoding olfactory receptor 10G4-like isoform X2, with protein sequence MEKENQSFVTTFILMGIPHAPELDIVLFVIFLVIYVLTLVGNLLILMVIKVDSHLRTPMYYFLANLSFIDMWFSTVTVPKTLMGLLSPDGGAISFQSCVAQFYFFHFLGSTECFLYTVMSYDRYLAITHPLHYATMMSGKTRALLTGSTWLSGSVHSAIQTMLTFRLPYCGPNQIQHYFCDAPPILKLACADTSANEMVIFVTIGVVASGCFFLIFLSYMSIVHAILKIRTAEGRQKAFQTCASHCIVVLCFFGPCVFNYLRPGSKDTVDSIVAVFYTVLTPVLNPLAYTLRNKEVKTALLKLQNRGVFTQRK
- the LOC140509166 gene encoding olfactory receptor 10G9-like isoform X1; the protein is MEREKNTFIRSFVTTFILMGIPHAPELDIVLFVIFLVIYVLTLVGNLLILMVIKVDSHLRTPMYYFLANLSFIDMWFSTVTVPKTLMGLLSPDGGAISFQSCVAQFYFFHFLGSTECFLYTVMSYDRYLAITHPLHYATMMSGKTRALLTGSTWLSGSVHSAIQTMLTFRLPYCGPNQIQHYFCDAPPILKLACADTSANEMVIFVTIGVVASGCFFLIFLSYMSIVHAILKIRTAEGRQKAFQTCASHCIVVLCFFGPCVFNYLRPGSKDTVDSIVAVFYTVLTPVLNPLAYTLRNKEVKTALLKLQNRGVFTQRK